From Pleurocapsa minor HA4230-MV1, the proteins below share one genomic window:
- a CDS encoding class A beta-lactamase-related serine hydrolase has translation MSMASSFQATELQKAPNSTIKVKVNREHKAKLDSLFAIASLGKEITTLKSQLEQLATQYPDLQPELFFVDLDTKGFVSINSKLALPAASTIKLPILVAFFQDVDRGKINLAEELIMSKDVIAGGSGGMQYEPPNSKFSALETAEQMMTISDNTATNMLIKRLGGMDQLNQRFNKMGLVATRLHNPLPDLTGTNTTTSADLGNLLVKIDGGNLISLRSRDRMLYIMRNIVTNTLLPEGLESGAIIAHKTGDIKSVLGDVGIIDMPNGKRYIASVLVKRPDNSPLAKEFIQKASGTVYQYFKKPQTTKFSLTENQKR, from the coding sequence ATGTCGATGGCAAGCTCTTTTCAGGCGACTGAATTACAAAAAGCGCCTAATTCCACCATTAAAGTAAAGGTAAATCGCGAACACAAAGCCAAACTAGATAGTTTATTTGCGATCGCCTCTTTAGGCAAAGAAATTACTACCCTCAAATCTCAACTGGAACAATTAGCCACTCAATATCCCGATCTTCAGCCAGAATTATTCTTCGTAGATTTAGACACCAAAGGTTTTGTCAGTATTAATAGTAAATTAGCACTTCCCGCTGCCAGCACAATTAAATTACCGATCCTCGTTGCTTTCTTTCAAGATGTAGATCGGGGAAAAATTAACCTGGCAGAAGAGTTAATTATGAGCAAAGATGTCATTGCTGGTGGTTCTGGTGGTATGCAGTATGAGCCACCCAATAGTAAGTTTTCGGCTCTGGAAACTGCGGAACAGATGATGACCATTAGTGATAATACCGCCACCAACATGCTGATCAAACGTTTGGGTGGCATGGATCAATTAAACCAACGATTTAACAAGATGGGATTGGTGGCTACCAGGTTACATAACCCACTGCCAGATTTAACAGGAACTAACACCACAACTTCAGCAGATCTGGGTAATCTATTAGTCAAAATTGATGGCGGAAACTTAATTTCTTTGCGATCGCGCGATCGCATGTTGTATATTATGCGCAACATCGTTACCAATACTTTGCTCCCCGAAGGTTTAGAATCAGGGGCAATCATTGCCCATAAAACAGGAGATATCAAGTCTGTTTTAGGTGATGTGGGAATTATTGATATGCCTAATGGTAAACGCTATATTGCCTCTGTTTTGGTCAAGCGTCCCGATAATTCTCCCCTAGCAAAAGAATTTATTCAAAAGGCATCTGGTACTGTTTATCAATACTTCAAAAAGCCCCAAACTACTAAATTTAGTTTAACAGAGAATCAAAAACGCTAA
- a CDS encoding TrpB-like pyridoxal phosphate-dependent enzyme, with protein sequence MNEIKYLLSENQMPSAWYNIQADLPTPLSPILHPGTRQPISPADLAPLFPMSLIEQEVSQERWIEIPDEVQSIYQQWRPTPLYRARRLEKALDTPAKIYYKYEGVSPAGSHKPNTAVAQAYYNKQAGIKRLITETGAGQWGSALAFAGALFDLEVLVYMVKVSYNQKPYRRAFMEAYGARVVSSPSEETEAGRAILATSPDSTGSLGIAISEAVEIAAQDRQSNYALGSVLNHVLLHQTVIGQEALAQMEMAGDYPDLVIGCTGGGSNFAGIAFPFLGAKLRGEREVEIIAVEPAACPTLTRGQYAYDFGDTAHLTPLMKMHTLGSTFVPEGIHAGGLRYHGMAPLISHVVALGLTQPRSEHQLGCFAAGLTFARAEGILPAPEANHAVKSAIDEALKCKEAGASKVILFNLCGHGHFDMQAYMDYQAGKLINTEYSSAEVAMALAGLPSIG encoded by the coding sequence ATGAACGAAATTAAATACCTCCTCTCAGAAAACCAAATGCCTAGTGCTTGGTACAATATCCAGGCAGATTTACCCACCCCTTTATCTCCGATTCTGCATCCTGGCACTAGACAACCGATCTCGCCTGCTGACTTAGCACCCCTCTTTCCAATGAGCTTAATCGAACAGGAAGTGAGTCAGGAACGGTGGATTGAGATTCCTGACGAGGTGCAATCCATTTATCAACAATGGCGACCTACCCCTCTGTATCGAGCGCGCCGACTGGAGAAAGCCCTCGATACTCCCGCCAAGATTTACTATAAATATGAAGGTGTTAGTCCTGCTGGCAGCCATAAACCCAACACGGCTGTTGCTCAGGCTTATTACAACAAACAAGCGGGTATCAAACGACTAATCACAGAGACTGGAGCAGGACAGTGGGGGTCTGCACTTGCTTTTGCAGGTGCGCTATTCGACTTGGAAGTCCTGGTCTATATGGTAAAAGTCAGCTATAACCAAAAACCCTATCGTCGTGCCTTTATGGAAGCCTATGGAGCGAGAGTTGTTTCTAGCCCTAGTGAAGAAACTGAAGCAGGACGAGCGATTCTGGCAACAAGTCCCGACAGTACAGGCAGTTTAGGCATTGCTATTAGTGAAGCCGTTGAAATTGCTGCCCAGGATCGACAGAGTAACTATGCTTTGGGCAGCGTTCTCAATCACGTTCTTCTCCATCAAACTGTCATCGGACAGGAGGCTTTAGCACAGATGGAAATGGCGGGTGATTATCCAGATCTGGTAATCGGCTGCACTGGCGGGGGTAGTAACTTTGCGGGAATTGCTTTTCCGTTTTTGGGTGCCAAGTTAAGAGGAGAGCGGGAAGTTGAAATTATTGCCGTCGAACCTGCTGCTTGCCCAACCCTCACTCGTGGTCAATATGCCTATGATTTTGGCGATACGGCGCACTTGACACCATTAATGAAAATGCACACCCTAGGTAGCACTTTTGTCCCAGAAGGCATTCATGCTGGAGGCTTACGCTATCACGGTATGGCTCCGCTAATCAGTCATGTGGTAGCTTTGGGACTTACGCAACCAAGATCGGAACACCAATTAGGCTGTTTTGCAGCTGGGCTAACATTTGCTCGTGCTGAAGGCATTCTACCTGCCCCTGAAGCGAATCATGCTGTCAAATCTGCGATCGACGAAGCCCTCAAATGCAAAGAAGCGGGTGCAAGCAAAGTAATTTTGTTTAATCTCTGTGGTCATGGACACTTTGATATGCAGGCATATATGGACTATCAAGCGGGAAAACTGATCAACACCGAATACAGTTCCGCAGAAGTAGCAATGGCACTAGCAGGATTACCTTCTATTGGTTAA
- a CDS encoding Txe/YoeB family addiction module toxin: MLDLVADILDGDLFKGIGKPEPLKYIAFALWSRRLDLEHRLVYKVKDNRVYFLQARYHY; encoded by the coding sequence ATCTTGGATTTGGTTGCAGATATTTTAGACGGCGATCTTTTTAAAGGAATTGGCAAACCTGAACCTTTGAAATATATAGCTTTTGCTCTTTGGTCGCGTCGTCTAGATTTAGAACACCGTTTAGTTTACAAAGTAAAAGATAATCGAGTGTATTTTCTACAGGCTCGTTATCATTATTAA
- the dut gene encoding dUTP diphosphatase produces the protein MELKIQQLHESAIIPHYAHPGDAGLDLFAIEPQEILPGEAQLIKTGIAIALPMGYEAQIRPRSGLALKHSITVLNSPGTIDAGYRGEIGIILINHGKKPFQIIPGMKVAQMVVTSFIQTKVIVTQDLDSTSRANKGFGSTGNT, from the coding sequence ATGGAACTCAAAATTCAGCAACTCCACGAATCGGCAATCATCCCTCATTATGCTCATCCTGGGGATGCAGGGCTAGACTTATTTGCGATTGAACCACAGGAGATCTTGCCAGGTGAGGCTCAATTAATCAAAACTGGTATTGCGATCGCCCTTCCCATGGGCTATGAAGCTCAGATACGTCCTCGTAGCGGACTAGCATTAAAACATTCAATTACTGTCTTAAATTCCCCTGGCACAATTGATGCTGGATACCGAGGTGAAATAGGGATTATTTTAATTAATCATGGGAAAAAACCATTTCAAATTATTCCAGGAATGAAGGTAGCACAAATGGTTGTCACTTCATTTATTCAGACCAAAGTAATAGTTACACAGGATTTAGATAGCACTTCAAGAGCAAATAAAGGCTTTGGCAGCACTGGCAACACATAA
- a CDS encoding glycosyltransferase family 1 protein yields the protein MLPKSRGKIALISVHGDPAVDIGKEEAGGQNVYVRQVGEALSRQGWQVDMFTRCSDANQAKIVEHNSNCRTIRLTAGPEKFVARQKIFNYLPEFVEAFFNYQHQQKTIYPIVHTNYWLSAWVGMAIKQRQSIQHLHTYHSLGAVKYRSINTIPLIAKTRLRVEKECLENADMIIATSPQEQEHMRSLVSKKGNIMVIPCGTDIDCFGSVDRAAGRAKIGVDLDAKLVMYAGRFDERKGIETLVRAIARDEVKRHENVKLMLVGGSTPGEKDGIERDRIAELVEELGIQDITEFAGRVQHEDLACYYAASDICVVPSHYEPFGLVAIEAMASRTPVVASDVGGLKFSIDNNKTGLLVPPQDEVAFAQAIDSILTDDEWRQELGENARQRVEDKFSWKGVATQLDKQYMVELNKLWVELGLLASAAV from the coding sequence ATGTTACCTAAAAGCCGAGGAAAAATTGCGTTAATCTCCGTTCATGGAGATCCCGCTGTAGATATTGGTAAGGAAGAAGCAGGTGGACAGAACGTTTACGTAAGACAAGTTGGAGAAGCATTATCTCGCCAAGGTTGGCAGGTAGATATGTTTACTCGCTGTAGTGATGCTAATCAAGCAAAAATTGTAGAACATAATTCAAACTGTCGGACAATTCGCCTCACGGCAGGCCCAGAGAAATTCGTAGCTCGACAAAAAATATTTAATTATTTACCAGAATTTGTTGAAGCTTTCTTTAACTATCAGCATCAACAAAAAACTATTTATCCTATAGTCCATACTAACTACTGGCTCTCAGCATGGGTGGGAATGGCAATCAAACAACGCCAATCCATACAACATCTGCATACATATCACTCACTGGGAGCGGTTAAATATCGTTCAATTAATACTATTCCTTTAATTGCTAAAACTCGTCTACGGGTAGAGAAAGAATGTCTGGAAAATGCAGACATGATTATCGCAACTTCTCCCCAAGAACAAGAACATATGCGATCGCTAGTATCGAAAAAAGGTAACATTATGGTTATTCCTTGCGGTACTGACATTGATTGCTTTGGTAGCGTCGATCGCGCAGCAGGTCGAGCCAAGATTGGTGTTGACTTGGACGCTAAACTAGTAATGTACGCAGGGCGTTTTGATGAGCGCAAAGGCATTGAAACACTAGTAAGAGCGATCGCCAGAGATGAAGTTAAACGCCACGAAAATGTCAAATTGATGCTCGTTGGTGGTAGTACTCCAGGAGAAAAAGACGGTATTGAGAGAGACCGAATTGCCGAACTTGTCGAAGAACTAGGTATTCAAGATATTACTGAATTTGCTGGTCGAGTTCAGCATGAAGATTTAGCTTGCTACTACGCTGCTTCTGATATCTGCGTTGTTCCTAGTCATTATGAACCTTTTGGTTTAGTAGCAATTGAAGCAATGGCTTCGCGCACTCCTGTAGTAGCATCTGATGTAGGGGGATTAAAATTCTCCATAGATAATAATAAGACAGGCTTGCTAGTACCACCTCAAGATGAAGTGGCTTTTGCTCAAGCAATCGATTCAATCTTAACCGATGATGAATGGCGTCAAGAGCTAGGTGAAAATGCTAGACAAAGAGTTGAAGACAAGTTTAGCTGGAAAGGTGTAGCCACCCAGTTAGACAAGCAGTACATGGTTGAATTAAACAAGCTGTGGGTAGAATTAGGACTATTAGCTTCTGCTGCGGTTTAA
- a CDS encoding NTP transferase domain-containing protein, which produces MIPAAGMGTRMYPATKAVKKELLPIIDRDGRAKPIILAIVEEAISAGIEEVGIVVQSGDRDLFYDLLKSPPKPELWSKLSAENKQYSEYLAALGDRITILTQTEQQGFGHAVYCTRDWVNDQPFLLLLGDHVYTSQIESSCATQMLDIYQQNNTSVIGITVMQADIIHKAGCVSGRWKTPQSILEIAQIYEKPTLEYAREHLRVPGMNEDEFLGMFGMYILEPTIFKLLASEIDNNERFQGEFQLTTCLDKLSQQYGAIAYLVRGQYYDTGMPLFYRQTMIDYYNNLITDY; this is translated from the coding sequence ATCATACCTGCTGCGGGGATGGGGACTCGGATGTATCCCGCTACCAAAGCCGTAAAAAAAGAGCTGTTGCCAATAATCGATCGCGATGGACGTGCCAAGCCAATTATTCTAGCAATTGTTGAAGAAGCTATTAGTGCAGGGATCGAAGAAGTGGGAATTGTGGTGCAGTCAGGCGATCGCGATTTGTTCTACGACCTCTTAAAATCTCCTCCTAAGCCTGAATTATGGTCTAAGTTGTCAGCTGAAAATAAGCAATACAGTGAATATTTAGCAGCTTTAGGCGATCGCATTACTATTTTGACTCAGACTGAACAACAAGGTTTTGGTCATGCTGTTTACTGTACTCGTGACTGGGTAAACGATCAGCCATTTTTACTTTTATTAGGGGATCATGTTTATACTTCCCAGATTGAATCTAGCTGTGCGACACAGATGTTAGATATTTATCAGCAAAATAATACTAGCGTGATTGGGATTACCGTCATGCAGGCGGATATTATTCACAAGGCGGGATGTGTTAGTGGCAGATGGAAAACGCCACAATCTATTTTAGAAATTGCTCAGATCTACGAAAAACCCACCCTAGAATATGCCAGAGAACATTTACGAGTACCTGGAATGAACGAGGATGAATTCTTGGGGATGTTCGGCATGTATATTCTCGAACCAACTATTTTTAAGCTACTAGCTTCAGAAATAGATAACAACGAACGTTTCCAAGGCGAGTTTCAGCTAACAACCTGCTTAGATAAATTAAGTCAGCAATATGGTGCGATCGCCTATCTTGTTCGGGGACAATACTACGATACAGGAATGCCCTTGTTCTATCGTCAAACTATGATCGATTATTACAATAATTTGATTACTGATTACTGA
- a CDS encoding RNA methyltransferase — MDNYFATVSRGLEEVAADELRRIGAEDVRPEFTGVHFRGDRRLLYKANLWTRTTFRILKPIARVKSFNGDELYRSIQKIDWSEYLEPDMTLAVTCTGKSKLLNHTHFTALQIKNAITDWQKVRGGKRSSIDTENPDLQINAHIDEKHCIISLDSSGSSLHRRGYRPAIGAAPMKETLAAALLDMAEWTPDLAFLDPMCGSGTLPIEATLKALNVAPGLYRDFGFQTWLDYDRNLWQSLLKEAEGQQKHDLKIPIIGSDRDLQVIKQAFVNAESSGLEDYVQFARRELAEVEAPADRGVLICNPPYGVRLGTEAELGELYKLLGDIFKQRFRGWTAYVLTGSMKLSKQVGLRTSKRIKLYNGAIPCTLLKYEMY; from the coding sequence ATGGATAATTATTTTGCTACGGTGTCTCGCGGTTTGGAAGAAGTAGCTGCGGATGAACTAAGACGAATTGGTGCAGAGGATGTGCGCCCAGAATTTACAGGGGTACATTTTAGAGGCGATCGAAGATTACTTTATAAGGCAAATCTTTGGACGAGGACTACTTTTCGCATCTTAAAACCGATCGCTAGAGTAAAAAGTTTTAATGGTGATGAACTATATCGCAGCATCCAAAAGATTGACTGGTCAGAATATCTAGAGCCTGATATGACTTTAGCCGTAACCTGTACAGGCAAGAGTAAGCTACTCAATCATACTCACTTTACCGCGTTACAGATCAAGAATGCGATTACCGACTGGCAAAAGGTTAGAGGAGGAAAACGCTCTAGCATCGATACAGAGAACCCCGATCTACAAATTAATGCTCATATTGACGAAAAACACTGCATTATTAGCCTAGACAGTTCAGGCTCTAGCTTACACCGTCGCGGTTACCGCCCTGCCATTGGCGCTGCACCGATGAAAGAGACTCTGGCGGCAGCTTTACTAGACATGGCAGAATGGACACCAGATTTAGCCTTTCTCGATCCGATGTGTGGTAGTGGTACTTTACCCATTGAAGCGACTTTAAAAGCCTTAAATGTGGCTCCTGGACTCTATCGTGACTTTGGCTTTCAAACTTGGTTAGACTACGATCGCAACTTGTGGCAAAGTCTATTGAAAGAAGCTGAAGGACAACAAAAACACGATCTAAAAATCCCCATTATTGGTAGCGATCGCGATCTGCAAGTAATTAAACAAGCTTTTGTCAATGCTGAAAGTTCGGGCTTAGAAGACTATGTGCAGTTTGCCCGTCGAGAGCTGGCTGAGGTGGAAGCTCCAGCAGATCGCGGAGTCTTAATCTGTAATCCGCCTTATGGTGTCAGACTCGGTACAGAAGCCGAATTAGGGGAACTATATAAGCTGTTGGGAGACATCTTTAAACAAAGATTTAGAGGTTGGACAGCCTATGTTCTTACAGGTAGCATGAAGCTCTCTAAACAGGTTGGCTTGAGAACTTCCAAGCGCATTAAACTCTATAACGGCGCAATTCCCTGTACCTTATTGAAATATGAAATGTATTAA
- a CDS encoding diguanylate cyclase gives MLKRSTNDLTNIDLQSNASLTEKITKLAPNIIYIYDLEKRCNVYSNLLLSKILGYSNSEIKSMKLLLSKIFHPEDLNAIAQHHQDCLQLNQGDYLTIEYRVQDKQGHWHWLESKDTVFERDVLGKPTQILGVAQDITEIKELQLKTTKRNLKLTEEVIALKNWRDKHLKLATMNEFLQACLTTKEAQTALSSLLQPLFPNTHGAVYLMKNSKNLLEAIATWGIVNSDTFEPNECWALRKGDLHLADSSTPGIYCSHVDRSACHQTTLCIPMIARSNTLGMLYLRFDTLEPIGELIQELAKTVAQNIAMSFASLELQEQLRYQSLRDPLTRLYNRRYLQESLEKELDRAHRKQQFIGIIMIDIDHFKNFNDAYGHSVGDLVLKEVGNYLLSQIRQYDLACRYGGEELVIVMPDAAIGDTVMRAEEIRAGIKQLKLKYDEQELESITVSIGVSCFPDDGITSEQLIQAADKALYQAKEQGRDRVKRC, from the coding sequence ATGTTAAAAAGATCTACTAATGATCTAACAAATATTGATTTGCAGAGTAATGCTAGTTTAACGGAGAAAATAACTAAGTTAGCTCCTAATATTATTTATATATACGATCTAGAAAAAAGGTGTAATGTCTACTCTAATCTTTTGCTCAGTAAAATTTTAGGCTATTCCAACTCAGAAATAAAGTCGATGAAACTGCTGCTGAGTAAGATATTTCATCCAGAAGATTTAAATGCGATCGCCCAGCATCATCAGGATTGTTTGCAGTTAAATCAAGGTGATTACTTAACTATTGAATATCGAGTCCAAGATAAACAAGGTCATTGGCATTGGTTAGAAAGCAAAGACACAGTTTTTGAACGAGATGTTTTAGGGAAACCAACTCAAATTTTAGGAGTTGCTCAAGATATTACGGAAATCAAAGAACTTCAGCTTAAAACTACTAAAAGAAATCTAAAATTAACCGAAGAAGTTATAGCTTTAAAAAACTGGCGTGATAAACATTTAAAGCTGGCAACAATGAATGAGTTTTTGCAGGCTTGCTTAACGACTAAAGAGGCTCAAACAGCATTAAGCAGTCTTTTACAGCCATTATTTCCTAATACTCATGGCGCAGTCTATTTGATGAAAAATAGCAAAAATCTGTTAGAAGCGATCGCCACTTGGGGAATAGTTAACAGCGATACTTTTGAACCCAATGAATGTTGGGCATTGCGCAAAGGAGACTTACATCTAGCCGATTCCAGTACTCCTGGTATCTATTGTAGTCATGTCGATCGCAGTGCCTGCCATCAGACAACTTTATGCATCCCCATGATTGCCAGAAGTAATACTCTAGGAATGCTATATTTACGTTTTGATACTCTTGAGCCGATCGGCGAATTAATTCAGGAATTAGCAAAAACGGTAGCGCAAAATATTGCCATGTCCTTTGCCAGTCTTGAGCTACAAGAACAGCTGAGATATCAAAGTCTGCGAGATCCTCTAACTAGATTATATAATCGTCGCTATTTACAGGAATCTTTAGAGAAAGAGCTAGATCGCGCTCACAGAAAGCAGCAGTTTATCGGCATAATCATGATCGATATTGACCATTTTAAAAATTTCAATGATGCTTATGGTCATAGTGTCGGCGATTTAGTCCTAAAAGAAGTCGGCAATTACCTCTTATCTCAAATCCGCCAGTATGATCTTGCCTGTCGTTACGGAGGAGAAGAATTAGTAATCGTCATGCCTGATGCTGCTATTGGCGATACTGTAATGCGAGCAGAAGAAATTAGGGCAGGAATTAAACAATTAAAACTAAAATACGATGAGCAAGAACTCGAATCGATTACTGTCTCGATTGGCGTAAGCTGTTTTCCTGACGATGGCATCACTAGCGAGCAGTTAATTCAAGCAGCAGACAAGGCTTTATATCAAGCAAAAGAACAAGGGCGCGATCGCGTTAAGCGATGTTGA
- a CDS encoding MFS transporter, protein MAKVLNFSPKVWILAAGRLLSEIGTGFTLFYAPIFFVNEVGLSSTLVGVALGSGSISGIVGRFLAGQGVDSARWGRRKILLISAAISVLADVVLSLSFNFSTLVLGNLLMGFGVGMYWPATEAAIIDLTTPEQRNEAFAVTRLADSLGLSLGVVLGGALIANSGNYRTLFLIDGVSFAVFFGVIYFAIAETYQFKPQLLENQQNGWSFALRDRAFMVFVAVNILFTIYLSQVQSTMPLYLKNFVQLSDSTTGFSEKVISGLFTWHIALAAICQLPTAWILNRFSRIAGLSLSFLIWGIGFICVWVTGNVSDHTLIWAGLTLGVMSLGMVTYTPVASGLVAELAPESLRGVYFSINSQCWAIGYLLGPPLGGWALDHPQFTSYFWLICAASILLGLGILQYLKRLIKIR, encoded by the coding sequence ATGGCTAAGGTATTAAATTTTAGTCCCAAGGTGTGGATTTTGGCAGCAGGTAGATTGTTGTCGGAAATTGGCACTGGCTTTACTTTGTTTTATGCGCCGATTTTTTTCGTTAACGAAGTGGGACTTTCATCGACGTTAGTGGGGGTAGCTTTGGGTAGTGGCTCGATTTCTGGCATTGTGGGTAGATTTTTGGCAGGACAGGGAGTAGATTCAGCTCGTTGGGGACGCAGGAAAATTTTATTAATCTCCGCTGCGATTTCAGTTTTAGCAGACGTAGTTTTATCCTTGTCTTTTAATTTTTCCACCCTGGTATTGGGCAATTTATTGATGGGTTTTGGTGTGGGGATGTATTGGCCAGCCACTGAAGCAGCAATTATCGATTTAACTACACCTGAGCAACGTAACGAAGCTTTTGCGGTAACTCGACTAGCAGATAGTTTGGGCTTGAGTTTGGGGGTGGTGTTAGGGGGTGCTTTAATTGCCAACTCTGGTAACTATCGAACTTTGTTTCTGATTGACGGCGTTTCCTTTGCTGTTTTCTTCGGCGTAATTTATTTTGCGATCGCCGAAACTTATCAATTTAAACCACAATTGCTGGAAAATCAGCAGAATGGTTGGTCTTTTGCTCTACGCGATCGCGCTTTCATGGTGTTTGTGGCGGTAAATATTTTATTCACTATCTATTTATCCCAGGTACAAAGCACCATGCCTTTGTATTTGAAAAACTTTGTCCAGCTATCTGACTCTACAACTGGTTTCTCCGAAAAGGTCATCAGTGGTTTATTTACTTGGCACATTGCCTTGGCGGCGATTTGTCAGCTTCCTACTGCTTGGATACTCAACCGCTTTAGTCGGATTGCAGGATTGAGCTTGTCTTTTTTAATTTGGGGAATAGGTTTTATCTGCGTTTGGGTTACGGGCAATGTATCCGATCATACTTTGATTTGGGCAGGCTTAACTTTAGGGGTCATGTCTTTAGGCATGGTGACATATACTCCTGTTGCTTCTGGCTTAGTAGCAGAATTAGCACCTGAATCTTTGCGCGGGGTATACTTTTCGATTAATTCTCAATGTTGGGCGATCGGCTATTTGCTCGGGCCTCCATTAGGTGGTTGGGCATTAGATCATCCGCAATTTACAAGCTATTTTTGGCTAATCTGTGCAGCTTCAATCTTATTAGGTTTGGGAATTTTACAGTATCTCAAACGGTTAATTAAAATTAGGTAG
- a CDS encoding Calvin cycle protein CP12, translated as MSDLQEQVQKARQEAREICSTEGDTSGECAVAWDTVEELSSEASHQKQKAPVKNSLEVYCDENPDALECRVYED; from the coding sequence ATGAGCGATTTACAAGAACAAGTACAAAAAGCTAGACAAGAAGCTAGAGAAATTTGTAGCACTGAAGGAGATACTTCGGGAGAATGCGCGGTTGCTTGGGATACAGTCGAAGAATTATCTTCTGAAGCATCACACCAAAAGCAAAAAGCTCCTGTCAAAAACTCTCTAGAGGTCTACTGTGATGAAAATCCTGATGCTCTAGAATGCCGCGTATACGAAGACTAA
- a CDS encoding DUF3177 family protein, with the protein MDIWFRSLVWMDYRLGVLLTVILPLGLLIWALFQKQEAMQRLLIIYWRVASLLMITVYLLIPGWKVGFISGFAARILIAISLWFWVDLNEEIRDTRQTLLKLTFTSWRWAMTAYCTLGAIAKSLFLPCGISSSTAKTAFCQVWLEAPAAYRNFFHNKPGNEGFLGFMGSVGLVIYIIYLAYFVLIRLGKQGRSALEQ; encoded by the coding sequence ATGGATATTTGGTTTAGATCTTTAGTATGGATGGACTATCGTTTAGGAGTATTGTTAACAGTAATCCTGCCTTTAGGATTATTAATCTGGGCTTTATTTCAGAAACAAGAAGCCATGCAAAGATTACTGATCATTTATTGGCGAGTTGCTAGTTTATTAATGATCACGGTTTATCTCTTAATCCCTGGCTGGAAAGTTGGATTTATTAGTGGTTTTGCAGCCCGCATCTTGATCGCCATTTCTCTGTGGTTTTGGGTCGATCTCAATGAAGAAATTCGCGACACACGCCAAACTTTGCTTAAATTAACCTTTACCTCCTGGCGCTGGGCGATGACAGCCTATTGTACTTTGGGAGCGATCGCTAAATCATTATTTCTTCCCTGTGGTATATCTAGCAGCACTGCTAAAACTGCTTTTTGTCAGGTATGGTTAGAAGCGCCCGCAGCCTATCGTAACTTCTTCCACAATAAACCAGGAAATGAAGGATTTTTAGGCTTTATGGGTTCAGTTGGCTTAGTTATCTACATCATCTATCTGGCATATTTTGTCCTGATCCGTCTCGGTAAACAAGGGCGATCGGCGTTGGAACAGTAA